The Verrucomicrobiota bacterium genome includes a region encoding these proteins:
- the hemC gene encoding hydroxymethylbilane synthase — translation MSQTITLATRKSPLALAQTLLVESAILKAFPGTKVVQDPMTTTGDQRLAWSLEEKGGKGLFTKELEIAMLEGRADLAVHSAKDMPTEMEPGLVIVGFLPRETVEDVLVKRVGIESISKLATGSPRRRAQAKLFLPDAEFVEIRGNVGTRLSKIQSGEADATILASAGLKRLGISEWEGLEFEYLSLNQMIPAVGQGAIALQCRAGEEERFRALTDPVTNQAVCIEREFLTLVDGGCQTAFAAHFMDNTLLAFHESAGRFTLSFNSLDMDEIRQAIKTVLGEFRL, via the coding sequence GTGTCTCAAACTATCACATTAGCTACTCGAAAGAGTCCTCTGGCGTTGGCGCAAACCTTACTGGTTGAATCGGCCATTCTTAAGGCGTTTCCCGGGACAAAGGTTGTTCAGGATCCAATGACGACTACGGGGGATCAGCGCTTGGCGTGGTCTTTGGAAGAAAAAGGCGGGAAAGGTCTTTTTACCAAGGAGTTGGAAATAGCCATGTTGGAAGGTCGAGCTGACTTAGCCGTTCATTCTGCCAAAGACATGCCCACTGAAATGGAACCAGGTTTGGTTATTGTCGGCTTCCTTCCGCGTGAGACGGTGGAGGATGTTTTGGTAAAGAGGGTTGGTATAGAAAGCATCAGCAAACTCGCTACAGGTAGTCCTAGGCGAAGGGCCCAGGCAAAATTGTTTTTACCCGACGCCGAGTTCGTTGAGATTCGTGGTAATGTAGGTACGCGGCTCAGTAAGATTCAGTCAGGTGAGGCGGATGCAACCATCTTGGCCTCCGCGGGATTAAAACGCTTGGGGATAAGCGAATGGGAAGGCCTCGAATTTGAATATCTCAGCCTGAATCAAATGATTCCGGCGGTAGGGCAGGGCGCTATTGCATTGCAATGCCGGGCAGGAGAAGAAGAACGTTTTAGAGCGTTAACCGATCCCGTTACGAATCAAGCGGTTTGCATCGAGCGCGAGTTTCTTACCTTGGTTGATGGAGGTTGTCAGACTGCATTTGCCGCTCACTTCATGGATAATACCTTGCTTGCCTTCCATGAGTCCGCCGGTCGCTTTACCCTCTCCTTCAATTCATTGGATATGGATGAAATTCGCCAGGCCATCAAAACCGTTTTGGGAGAGTTTCGATTATGA
- the leuB gene encoding 3-isopropylmalate dehydrogenase — MSTLKFAVLAGDGIGPEVMQVALNVLQVVAEKHQLKLDFEQADVGGIAIDNHGEALPNSTLEICKRADAILFGSVGGPKWESLPPKEQPERAALLPLRKAFSLFANIRPGLLYSELTEASPLKTERIPNGIDIVCIRELTGGIYFGQPKETVTLEDGDIQAIDTMVYKKSEIERITDVAIATARSRAKRLCSVDKANVLETSVLWRKTVTEYVAANAPELELSHMYVDNAAMQLARDPNQFDVLFTENMFGDILSDEMAVICGSLGMLASASLGAGKNSLGNPFGLFEPAGGTAPDIAGKNLANPCAQILSAALMLRYSFGLDAIATEIEKAVETAVKGGTRTGDISFGAKPASTSEMEAAILAAF; from the coding sequence ATGAGTACTCTCAAATTTGCCGTACTAGCTGGCGATGGCATTGGCCCCGAAGTCATGCAAGTCGCCTTAAACGTGCTACAAGTCGTAGCCGAGAAACACCAGTTAAAGCTGGACTTTGAACAGGCAGACGTAGGCGGAATCGCCATCGACAACCACGGCGAGGCTCTGCCGAACTCGACTTTGGAAATTTGTAAAAGAGCCGATGCCATTCTTTTCGGATCCGTGGGTGGACCCAAGTGGGAGTCATTACCTCCGAAGGAGCAGCCTGAGCGGGCGGCTCTGCTACCTCTTCGAAAAGCGTTCTCTCTTTTTGCCAACATTCGTCCAGGCCTCCTTTACTCCGAACTTACCGAAGCCTCACCCTTGAAGACGGAACGCATTCCCAACGGGATCGATATCGTATGCATCCGGGAACTTACAGGAGGTATCTATTTCGGACAACCCAAGGAAACGGTGACTCTCGAGGACGGTGACATTCAGGCGATTGACACTATGGTTTACAAAAAATCTGAGATCGAACGCATTACTGACGTGGCAATCGCAACCGCACGATCAAGAGCCAAGCGTCTCTGTTCAGTCGATAAGGCCAATGTTTTGGAGACCTCTGTGCTTTGGCGGAAAACAGTCACTGAGTATGTGGCAGCCAATGCACCCGAACTCGAACTCTCCCACATGTACGTGGACAACGCCGCCATGCAATTGGCTCGAGATCCAAACCAGTTCGACGTGCTCTTCACTGAAAACATGTTTGGAGACATTCTTTCAGATGAAATGGCGGTAATTTGCGGCTCATTGGGTATGTTGGCATCCGCCAGTCTAGGGGCAGGGAAAAACAGTTTAGGCAATCCATTTGGACTATTTGAACCAGCGGGTGGAACTGCACCCGATATCGCGGGTAAAAACTTGGCCAATCCCTGTGCTCAGATCTTAAGCGCGGCATTGATGCTGCGCTACAGCTTTGGACTCGATGCCATAGCCACCGAAATTGAAAAAGCCGTCGAAACCGCCGTAAAAGGAGGCACGCGGACAGGCGACATCTCTTTTGGAGCCAAGCCAGCTTCAACTTCGGAAATGGAAGCCGCGATCCTTGCCGCTTTTTAA
- a CDS encoding zinc ribbon domain-containing protein, with protein sequence MPVYTYRVIHEDGSKGEYFEVEHSMSEPALDTHPVTGEKAIKVMSAPNLGIKHTTGGTEKKLDNKNVEKAGFTKYEKDKLTGKYHKTAGTNKNLPSTLNTNTIRQNLG encoded by the coding sequence ATGCCAGTTTACACCTACCGAGTCATCCATGAGGACGGGTCCAAGGGAGAATATTTCGAAGTGGAGCATTCCATGTCCGAACCCGCCCTGGATACGCATCCTGTTACTGGAGAGAAAGCGATTAAAGTCATGAGCGCTCCGAATTTGGGCATCAAACACACCACCGGCGGTACAGAGAAAAAACTCGACAACAAAAATGTCGAAAAAGCCGGGTTTACCAAATACGAAAAAGACAAGCTCACCGGAAAGTACCATAAGACAGCGGGCACGAATAAGAATCTGCCCTCGACCTTAAATACAAATACGATTCGGCAGAATTTGGGGTAG
- a CDS encoding GTP-binding protein has product MNSKIEPVPVTLLSGFLGSGKTTLLNRMLSECGDMKLALLVNDVGEINVDAALVKTQLRELDDSATQMVELSNGCICCSSSGDLSEAVEELVKTSGADHIVIEASGVAEPTQVLQAFYAHDLFGKSVVEIAPINALVTVIDAPLLIKEWKRIHSSTTSAGLLRPTEEQPVFELMVEQIECADFVLLNKKDLLTEEEGAQLLGIVSGLNPRAQCLLVTQSGTDISALLNSRAFKMEDTIGAPRWMQELEQESKEPSSRFQPASSHSPKIVPDTLSPSAKEPETDFTSKYGLKTFIYRSRIPFKATKLSPFLEQTHPGVLRVKGFAWIAERAEQVALVSIAGDVNRCDFIGDWWATRFEKGQVKRDQFPEEVERSWEEPFGDRRQEIVFIGIGMDEEALRSGLDACQLQAEDFS; this is encoded by the coding sequence ATGAATTCTAAAATCGAACCTGTTCCTGTTACCCTTTTATCCGGATTTCTTGGATCCGGGAAAACTACTTTGCTCAACCGCATGCTATCCGAGTGCGGTGACATGAAACTTGCCCTCTTGGTCAACGACGTTGGTGAGATCAATGTGGATGCTGCGCTGGTTAAAACACAACTGAGGGAGCTCGATGATTCTGCAACTCAAATGGTGGAGCTTTCCAACGGCTGTATTTGTTGCTCCAGTTCGGGGGATCTTTCTGAAGCTGTTGAAGAACTGGTGAAAACGAGTGGTGCCGACCATATCGTTATCGAAGCCAGTGGGGTTGCTGAGCCAACGCAGGTGCTTCAAGCATTCTATGCCCACGATTTGTTTGGTAAATCTGTGGTCGAAATCGCGCCCATAAACGCTTTAGTAACCGTGATTGATGCTCCTCTTTTAATCAAGGAATGGAAACGAATACATAGTTCAACTACGTCGGCGGGGCTTTTAAGGCCTACTGAGGAACAGCCTGTGTTTGAATTGATGGTTGAGCAGATAGAGTGTGCCGATTTTGTTTTGCTTAATAAAAAGGATTTACTGACCGAGGAAGAGGGTGCTCAGCTATTGGGAATTGTTTCCGGCCTAAATCCCCGGGCTCAATGTCTTTTGGTTACACAAAGCGGAACGGATATTTCTGCTCTTTTGAATAGCCGGGCCTTTAAGATGGAAGATACCATCGGTGCCCCCCGGTGGATGCAGGAGCTCGAGCAGGAAAGTAAGGAACCTTCTTCGCGCTTTCAACCTGCGAGTAGTCATTCCCCCAAGATAGTTCCTGATACTTTGTCTCCGTCGGCTAAAGAACCTGAAACGGATTTCACCAGTAAGTACGGTCTGAAAACTTTCATTTATCGAAGTCGAATTCCATTTAAAGCAACCAAACTGAGTCCTTTTTTGGAGCAAACCCATCCGGGAGTGCTCAGAGTGAAAGGGTTTGCCTGGATTGCTGAGCGAGCGGAGCAGGTTGCCTTGGTTTCAATCGCCGGGGACGTGAATCGCTGTGATTTTATTGGTGACTGGTGGGCCACACGTTTTGAAAAAGGGCAAGTGAAGCGCGATCAATTCCCTGAGGAGGTTGAGCGAAGTTGGGAGGAGCCATTTGGGGACAGACGTCAAGAAATTGTATTTATTGGTATTGGGATGGATGAAGAGGCACTCAGGAGTGGACTTGACGCATGCCAACTGCAGGCTGAAGATTTTTCCTAG
- a CDS encoding phosphoribosylanthranilate isomerase, with translation MSSPRVKICGITRGEDARLAVSLGATYLGFILYPKSPRGISLDDFEALKQTLPDSFRVAVDVRPSIEEIKKQMSAGFDFFQVHFSEIHDSAYLLELSETVGRDRLWLAPKLPPDMLFPESLFQYADTFLIDTYHAGGFGGSGETGDWAAFKQLNIDYPEKCWILAGGLNPENMGAALILADPKIVDASSGVELSPGIKSSEKLRAFFSHLPA, from the coding sequence ATGAGCTCACCGCGAGTAAAGATTTGTGGAATAACCCGTGGAGAGGATGCGCGACTTGCAGTTTCTTTAGGAGCCACCTACCTGGGATTCATCTTGTATCCAAAATCCCCACGCGGCATCTCCCTGGATGATTTTGAAGCACTCAAACAAACCCTGCCCGATAGTTTCAGAGTCGCTGTGGATGTTCGACCGAGTATCGAAGAAATTAAAAAGCAGATGTCCGCAGGTTTCGATTTTTTTCAGGTCCACTTTTCAGAGATCCACGATAGTGCCTATTTATTGGAATTGTCCGAGACGGTTGGTCGGGATCGACTTTGGTTAGCTCCAAAACTTCCACCGGATATGTTATTTCCAGAATCTCTGTTTCAATACGCGGACACATTTTTGATCGATACTTACCACGCCGGAGGTTTTGGTGGGAGTGGGGAAACCGGAGATTGGGCCGCTTTTAAACAACTGAATATCGACTATCCGGAAAAATGCTGGATTTTGGCCGGTGGACTTAATCCCGAAAATATGGGTGCGGCATTAATATTGGCAGATCCTAAAATAGTCGATGCCAGTAGCGGTGTTGAGCTGAGTCCAGGAATAAAGAGTTCCGAAAAATTACGGGCGTTTTTTAGTCACCTTCCTGCTTGA
- a CDS encoding MBL fold metallo-hydrolase codes for MKFFSQELGMAATNMYLFLDEDTGKAIVFDAPERAFDVVEHIRKETPFDLEALYLTHGHWDHMYDAWRFSEAGVPVYGHKDDQALFEDAEVQKSFLFGDLDLRSVKIDHWLELGSSLTLLGKSTEVRHVPGHCAGNVLFYIAELELAVVGDAIFAGSIGRTDLPGGSMKVLENSIRTQIYTLPDHTQLLSGHGPVTTVGREKVSNPYVRRLL; via the coding sequence ATGAAGTTTTTCAGCCAAGAGTTGGGCATGGCCGCAACGAATATGTATCTCTTTCTCGATGAGGATACCGGTAAAGCGATTGTGTTCGATGCGCCGGAAAGGGCGTTTGATGTGGTGGAACATATTCGAAAAGAAACACCCTTCGATTTGGAAGCGCTTTATCTTACTCATGGCCACTGGGACCATATGTATGATGCCTGGAGGTTTTCTGAGGCCGGCGTGCCTGTTTACGGTCACAAAGACGATCAGGCTCTTTTTGAAGATGCCGAAGTTCAAAAATCATTTTTGTTTGGTGACCTGGATCTTCGTTCCGTAAAAATCGATCATTGGTTGGAACTCGGTTCATCTTTGACCCTACTTGGTAAATCAACGGAAGTCCGTCATGTTCCAGGCCATTGCGCTGGTAATGTATTATTTTATATCGCCGAATTAGAACTGGCTGTGGTTGGAGATGCGATTTTCGCCGGGAGCATTGGAAGGACCGATTTACCCGGAGGAAGTATGAAGGTTTTAGAAAACTCAATTCGTACTCAAATTTATACCTTGCCCGACCACACTCAACTGTTGTCAGGCCATGGTCCTGTTACGACCGTGGGGCGGGAAAAAGTTTCAAATCCCTACGTACGACGCTTGTTATGA
- the alaS gene encoding alanine--tRNA ligase: MTSSEIRQSFLDFFQSKGHEIVPSAPLLPTAPNLLFTNAGMNPFVPYFLGERTAVHTRIADSQKCIRAGGKHNDLEDVGFDTYHQTFFEMLGNWSFGDYFKEKAITWAWELLTEVWKFPKERLYASVYKPGEDEPANFDQEAYNYWKAIFEKEGLDPEVHIVYGDKKDNFWMMGETGPCGPCSEIHIDLTPNADTKGSLVNKDSPLCIEIWNLVFIQFNATPLGTFIPLSSKHVDTGMGFERVCGIMGTTKNFTDFSQPPANYNCDLFLDVFVALTELSGKVYQATIPVSPQKMTEQESIDVAFRVIADHIRTLSCSIADGILPGNEGRNYVLRRILRRAIMFGNQLGLRTGFFEKLVTPVVEKLGPVYPELVEQKEIIERIIRSEEESFGKTLDRGLALLDRVTRDGSGVITGKAAFTLYDTYGFPLDLTQLIARERGLEVDIPGFEKAMKEQRKRSQDAQKKSIIEVAGNSDEDATDFVGYDIKNLNDYETTVQKIISQDGDSTILLARTPFYAEMGGQVGDIGILKAGPKTFKIVDTTRDAHGHILHKIEGEVNFIQDEQVIVSVDAERRLAIQRNHSATHLMHHALREVLGTHIRQAGSLVEPNRLRFDFNHFEAVTADQLHEVERIVNELVYKNSLINWYEVPFDDKPENVIAQFGEKYGDIVRVVDIGQYSLELCAGTHARATGEVGFFKILSESAIAAGTRRIEAIVGEASFNFIEEQIGSLSEVSQKLSCPPAEINQRLENLLKEKAALEKELKKFQQKASANKATDLADNATDRDGLKWVVKKVQAGNPNDMRTLAVQISKSIGEGVVVLAGVFGDKITILALSTPQAIEAGHKAGDIVMALTGQLGGSGGGKPDFAMGGAKDIEGLDAALSSI, encoded by the coding sequence ATGACATCTTCAGAAATTCGCCAGTCATTCCTCGATTTCTTTCAATCCAAAGGGCACGAGATAGTTCCTTCGGCACCCTTGCTACCGACAGCACCGAATTTGTTGTTCACCAATGCGGGCATGAACCCGTTTGTCCCTTACTTCCTCGGTGAAAGAACCGCTGTGCATACACGCATTGCGGACAGCCAAAAGTGCATTCGTGCCGGCGGAAAACACAATGACCTGGAGGACGTCGGATTCGACACTTACCACCAGACCTTCTTTGAAATGCTTGGCAACTGGTCGTTCGGCGATTATTTTAAAGAAAAAGCAATCACCTGGGCCTGGGAATTATTGACCGAGGTTTGGAAATTTCCAAAGGAACGTCTTTACGCTTCCGTTTACAAACCCGGTGAAGATGAGCCTGCTAATTTCGATCAGGAAGCTTACAATTACTGGAAAGCTATTTTTGAAAAGGAGGGATTGGATCCCGAGGTCCACATTGTCTACGGCGACAAAAAAGATAATTTCTGGATGATGGGTGAAACCGGACCTTGCGGACCCTGCAGCGAAATCCACATAGACCTAACTCCCAACGCGGATACCAAGGGGAGCTTGGTAAATAAAGATTCTCCCCTTTGCATAGAGATTTGGAACCTGGTTTTTATACAATTCAACGCCACCCCTTTAGGAACCTTCATTCCTCTCTCTTCAAAGCATGTAGATACGGGCATGGGATTCGAACGGGTCTGTGGTATCATGGGGACGACCAAGAATTTCACGGACTTTTCCCAACCACCGGCAAATTATAACTGCGATCTTTTCCTCGATGTATTTGTCGCACTGACTGAATTATCCGGGAAAGTTTACCAAGCCACCATTCCAGTTTCTCCGCAAAAAATGACGGAGCAGGAATCCATAGATGTGGCATTTCGAGTGATCGCTGATCATATCCGGACTTTGTCCTGCTCGATCGCCGATGGAATCCTTCCAGGCAATGAAGGTCGCAACTACGTGCTACGTCGCATTTTACGGCGGGCGATCATGTTTGGTAATCAACTGGGACTAAGGACTGGCTTCTTCGAAAAACTGGTTACACCGGTAGTCGAGAAACTGGGACCGGTTTATCCAGAATTGGTCGAGCAAAAGGAAATCATCGAAAGGATCATTCGCTCTGAAGAAGAATCCTTCGGAAAAACACTGGATCGAGGTTTGGCTTTATTAGATCGGGTTACCCGGGATGGCTCGGGTGTTATAACTGGAAAAGCCGCGTTCACTTTATACGACACCTACGGATTTCCACTCGATCTCACGCAGCTAATTGCACGTGAAAGAGGACTGGAAGTGGATATTCCCGGTTTTGAAAAAGCGATGAAAGAACAGCGCAAGCGGTCGCAGGATGCGCAAAAGAAAAGCATTATCGAAGTGGCCGGTAACTCGGATGAAGACGCTACTGATTTTGTTGGATACGACATCAAAAATTTAAACGACTACGAAACCACGGTTCAGAAAATTATCTCCCAGGATGGCGACTCAACCATTCTTCTGGCACGTACACCGTTCTACGCCGAAATGGGGGGACAAGTCGGCGACATTGGAATTCTAAAAGCAGGACCCAAAACATTTAAAATTGTCGACACTACCAGAGACGCTCATGGACACATCCTTCACAAGATCGAAGGAGAGGTGAATTTTATTCAGGATGAGCAAGTAATCGTATCTGTGGATGCTGAACGTCGCCTGGCTATTCAGCGCAATCACTCCGCGACCCATTTAATGCACCATGCGCTCCGGGAAGTGCTGGGCACCCATATCCGCCAAGCAGGATCTCTAGTAGAACCGAATCGCTTGCGTTTTGATTTTAACCACTTCGAAGCTGTAACCGCTGATCAATTACATGAGGTCGAACGGATTGTAAATGAGCTGGTCTACAAGAACAGCCTCATTAATTGGTACGAGGTTCCCTTTGATGATAAACCGGAAAACGTTATCGCTCAATTCGGTGAAAAGTATGGCGATATTGTTCGGGTTGTAGATATCGGCCAATACTCCCTGGAACTTTGCGCAGGAACCCATGCACGTGCCACGGGTGAAGTAGGCTTTTTCAAAATCCTTTCGGAATCCGCCATTGCTGCCGGAACGCGCAGAATCGAGGCCATCGTAGGCGAGGCATCCTTTAACTTTATCGAAGAACAAATTGGTTCGCTGTCCGAAGTATCGCAAAAGCTGTCCTGCCCTCCGGCTGAAATTAATCAACGACTCGAAAATCTACTGAAAGAAAAAGCAGCTCTGGAAAAGGAGCTTAAGAAATTTCAGCAAAAAGCATCGGCCAATAAAGCAACTGATTTGGCCGATAATGCCACGGATCGTGATGGCCTTAAATGGGTCGTCAAAAAAGTCCAGGCAGGGAATCCTAATGATATGCGGACTTTAGCGGTGCAAATTTCCAAATCCATTGGAGAAGGCGTAGTCGTGCTTGCGGGCGTATTTGGTGACAAGATCACTATCCTCGCACTCAGTACTCCTCAGGCCATTGAGGCGGGCCATAAAGCCGGCGACATCGTTATGGCCCTAACCGGACAACTCGGAGGCTCAGGCGGAGGAAAACCCGACTTTGCGATGGGTGGAGCGAAAGATATCGAGGGACTGGATGCTGCTTTGAGCAGTATCTAG
- the cobA gene encoding uroporphyrinogen-III C-methyltransferase, with the protein MSNGMVYLVGAGPGASDLVTVRGKELIKQCDALVYDYLVYDELLNWTKPDCVKIYVGKRSGYHSKPQEDIEKLLINYAREGMMVVRLKGGDPLIFGRGGEEADALSNAGITFEIIPGVTASMGAAASMGIPLSHRHNSSAIVLVTGHEDPEKPDTFVNWKHYAKLNATLCIYMGLTKIDHISAELLKAGMSPETPVAIIRWATLPNQESCIGKLGTISKTVKETGIKPPAMIIVGDVVKDAPKHSWFERQPLFGKRIAITRTREQSSELMRRLIRLGAEVLELPLIQVSSAVNEAVKKEIFAELGSYDWIIFSSPNGVRFFFEAFFNEFKDVRSMGFMRIAAVGPATVKEIEKFRLEVEIMPEIHTGPELAKALLETGSIEHAKVLVVKGNLGTEDMIKPLEDQWAIVDRFEVYKTEPTDLSVNEAAGKFRELGAHGITFTSGSTARSFVKQAKAFQLADGAVRPKTFSMGPQTSKVMKEVHIPLDKEARKSSLDGLIDAIVEELGNKS; encoded by the coding sequence ATGAGTAATGGCATGGTCTATTTGGTAGGCGCAGGGCCCGGTGCTTCCGATCTTGTTACAGTTCGTGGCAAAGAGCTTATCAAACAATGTGATGCCTTGGTTTATGACTACCTGGTTTACGATGAGCTGTTGAACTGGACGAAGCCCGATTGTGTAAAGATCTATGTTGGGAAGCGGTCCGGTTACCACTCCAAGCCTCAAGAAGATATTGAGAAACTGCTCATAAACTATGCCAGGGAAGGTATGATGGTCGTGCGGCTTAAGGGTGGAGATCCTCTTATCTTTGGTCGGGGAGGAGAAGAGGCCGATGCGCTTTCAAACGCTGGTATTACTTTTGAGATTATTCCTGGTGTAACTGCATCCATGGGAGCAGCAGCTTCCATGGGTATTCCGCTTTCTCACCGACACAATAGCTCCGCCATCGTATTGGTTACTGGCCACGAAGATCCTGAGAAACCCGATACCTTTGTTAATTGGAAGCATTACGCTAAACTAAATGCTACCCTCTGCATATATATGGGGTTGACCAAGATTGATCACATATCTGCCGAATTACTTAAAGCAGGAATGAGCCCCGAAACTCCCGTTGCCATTATCCGCTGGGCGACTTTGCCAAATCAGGAAAGCTGTATCGGTAAATTGGGCACTATTTCAAAAACGGTAAAGGAGACAGGAATAAAACCACCTGCAATGATTATAGTTGGAGATGTCGTAAAGGACGCGCCCAAACATTCCTGGTTTGAGCGACAACCGCTGTTTGGGAAACGAATCGCAATTACCCGCACCCGGGAGCAATCGAGTGAGTTGATGCGCCGCCTTATTCGTCTGGGGGCTGAAGTGTTGGAGCTTCCACTTATTCAGGTGAGCTCAGCTGTTAACGAAGCAGTTAAAAAAGAAATCTTTGCAGAACTTGGATCGTATGACTGGATTATTTTTTCGAGTCCCAACGGTGTAAGGTTCTTTTTCGAGGCGTTTTTTAATGAATTCAAGGATGTGCGCTCCATGGGCTTTATGCGGATTGCTGCGGTTGGCCCTGCCACGGTTAAAGAAATTGAAAAGTTTCGCCTAGAAGTAGAGATCATGCCTGAAATCCACACAGGGCCTGAGTTGGCAAAAGCCCTTCTCGAGACAGGAAGCATAGAGCATGCAAAAGTTTTGGTTGTTAAAGGTAACCTTGGGACTGAGGACATGATTAAACCACTTGAAGATCAATGGGCTATTGTGGATCGATTCGAAGTCTACAAGACAGAGCCAACCGATCTTTCTGTGAATGAAGCTGCAGGCAAGTTTCGAGAGCTTGGTGCTCATGGTATCACATTCACCAGCGGCTCTACAGCTCGGTCCTTTGTCAAGCAAGCCAAGGCGTTTCAATTGGCGGACGGGGCGGTAAGACCCAAGACGTTTAGTATGGGTCCTCAGACAAGCAAAGTAATGAAAGAAGTCCATATTCCACTTGATAAAGAAGCTAGGAAATCCTCGCTGGATGGATTGATTGACGCGATCGTGGAGGAACTAGGTAATAAAAGTTAG
- a CDS encoding NUDIX hydrolase yields the protein MDKKTKYEGKWLSFHEVSFTNSRGEPRIWEYAARTGTVGAAAIIAIEEGEIPKLIVVKQFRPAIDNFSLEFPAGLVDPGESIQAAALRELEEETGYIGQVTHESAPVYSSPGLTDEQVSLVTVKIIGKTETKLESDESIEVITLPINNLMDELIRIQDTGPVIDAKLWTFAQGLRLKIQAQAGR from the coding sequence ATGGATAAAAAAACAAAGTACGAAGGCAAATGGCTCAGTTTTCATGAAGTCAGTTTCACAAATTCTCGTGGGGAACCACGTATTTGGGAATACGCTGCTCGAACAGGAACGGTCGGCGCAGCTGCCATAATAGCCATAGAGGAAGGCGAAATTCCCAAGCTTATTGTGGTTAAGCAATTTCGACCGGCGATCGATAATTTCTCATTAGAGTTTCCTGCGGGATTGGTAGATCCGGGGGAATCAATTCAAGCAGCCGCACTACGTGAGTTAGAAGAAGAAACAGGATACATCGGGCAGGTGACTCATGAGAGTGCCCCGGTATATAGTTCTCCGGGTTTAACGGACGAACAGGTTTCATTAGTAACCGTAAAAATTATTGGCAAAACCGAAACCAAACTTGAATCGGACGAGTCGATCGAGGTGATTACTTTACCAATCAATAACTTGATGGATGAACTAATTCGTATTCAGGACACAGGACCTGTAATCGACGCAAAGCTTTGGACTTTTGCCCAGGGCCTCAGATTGAAGATTCAAGCTCAAGCAGGAAGGTGA
- a CDS encoding DegT/DnrJ/EryC1/StrS family aminotransferase, protein MNVPFLNFHETHQKLKPDFLAAFEETLDSGQFILGNQVAEFEKAYAELMGAEEVVGINNGTSALHLCVRACGILPGDEVITTPFTFMASSWCISYEKAVPVFADIDPSTYILDPEKVEAAITEKTKAIIVVHLFGQSAPMDDFVALAKKYNLKLIEDCAQSHLATFNGKSTGLFGDCGALSFYPTKNLGGLTEGGLCVSKDKGISDKIRLLRNHAMPDRYTYSDVGYNYRMEGICGALLKVKLKYLTAWTERRQAIAAKYLSGLNLEGLRLPPVFGNAPSVYHQFSVCHPNRDALVTHLNDCSVATGLFYPRPLHLQPVYENLGHKDGSFPVAERTCREIINLPIYAELEDEQVDFIIESCNSFRG, encoded by the coding sequence ATGAATGTTCCATTTTTAAATTTTCACGAAACGCATCAAAAGTTAAAACCCGACTTTTTGGCGGCGTTTGAAGAAACACTGGATTCAGGTCAATTTATTCTGGGTAACCAGGTTGCCGAGTTTGAAAAGGCCTATGCTGAGTTGATGGGTGCTGAAGAAGTGGTTGGAATAAATAATGGTACCTCTGCTTTGCATCTTTGTGTGCGAGCGTGTGGGATTCTTCCTGGCGATGAAGTTATTACGACCCCTTTCACGTTTATGGCTTCGTCCTGGTGTATCAGTTACGAGAAAGCCGTGCCGGTCTTTGCCGACATCGATCCATCGACTTATATTCTGGATCCTGAAAAAGTTGAAGCGGCGATCACCGAGAAGACCAAAGCGATAATTGTGGTTCATCTATTCGGTCAGTCCGCTCCTATGGATGACTTTGTCGCATTGGCAAAAAAATACAATCTGAAGTTAATCGAAGACTGTGCTCAATCCCACCTTGCGACGTTTAATGGGAAATCTACCGGGCTGTTTGGAGATTGCGGAGCTCTTTCGTTTTACCCTACCAAGAACTTGGGTGGCTTGACGGAAGGTGGATTGTGTGTGTCGAAGGATAAGGGCATTTCGGACAAGATTCGTTTATTGCGCAACCATGCCATGCCTGATCGTTATACGTATTCGGATGTCGGCTACAACTATCGGATGGAAGGTATCTGTGGTGCGCTTTTAAAAGTGAAATTAAAATATCTTACTGCCTGGACTGAACGTCGGCAAGCGATCGCCGCCAAATATTTGTCTGGTCTAAATCTCGAAGGGCTTCGTTTGCCTCCCGTTTTTGGAAACGCTCCCAGTGTATATCATCAGTTTTCCGTTTGTCATCCGAATCGCGATGCTTTGGTTACTCATTTAAATGACTGTAGTGTGGCTACCGGGCTGTTTTATCCCAGGCCCCTGCATTTGCAGCCTGTGTATGAAAATCTGGGTCACAAAGATGGAAGTTTTCCGGTCGCCGAACGTACCTGTAGAGAGATCATTAATCTTCCGATCTACGCCGAACTGGAAGACGAGCAGGTTGATTTCATTATTGAAAGTTGTAACAGCTTCAGAGGATGA